The following are encoded in a window of Panicum virgatum strain AP13 chromosome 5N, P.virgatum_v5, whole genome shotgun sequence genomic DNA:
- the LOC120672862 gene encoding probable potassium transporter 2, with the protein MDAEAGVVGADQLPRRQYYMNLLLLAYQSFGVVYGDLSTSPLYVYKSTFSGKLRQYQDEETVFGVLFLIFWTFTLIPLLKYVTIVLSADDNGEGGPFALYSLLCRHVKLSLLPNQQAADEELSTYYRNGFAPRNGSAPWLRRFLDKHKKMRTVLLLIVLCGASMVIGDGILTPAISVLSSMSGLQVRATGLEHRSVVLLSCILLVGLFALQHRGTQKVAFLFAPIVIIWLFSIGGIGLYNILHWNPNIYQALSPYYMVKFFRKTGKDGWIALGGILLSMTGSEAMFADLGHFTSASVRVAFVTVIYPCLILQYMGHAAFLSKNTFHMTTGFYDTIPEPVFWPVFVVATLAAVVGSQAVISATFSIVKQCHALGCFPRVKVVHTSRWIYGQIYIPEINWILMVLCVAVTVAFRDTTLIGNAYGIACMAVMLVTTFLMALIVIFVWQRNIIFALIFLAFFGSIEAVYLSSSLMKVPQGGWVPLVLAFIFMSVMYIWHYGLRRKYQFDLQNKVSMRSILSLGPSLGIVRVPGIGLIYTELVTGIPSIFSHFVTNLPAFHEVLVFLCVKSVPVPYVSPDERYLVGRIGPKEYRMYRCIVRYGYKDVQRDDDNFENMLVMSIAKFILMEAEDASSSASYDIANEGRMAVITTTDDAGSPLAIRDFSGLADSLTTRSSKSESLRSLQSSYEQEYPSVSRRRRVRFEVPEDDDMGQQVKDELMALVEAKHAGVAYIMGHSYIKARRSSSFLKKFAIDVGYSFLRKNCRGPSVTLHIPHISLIEVGMIYYV; encoded by the exons ATGGACGCCGAGGCTGGCGTCGTCGGCGCCGACCAGCTGCCG CGGAGGCAGTACTACATGAATTTATTACTATTAGCTTACCAGAGCTTTGGTGTTGTTTATGGGGACCTCAGCACATCACCTCTCTACGTTTATAAAAGTACATTCTCTGGAAAGCTCCGTCAATACCAAGATGAGGAGACAGTGTTCGGTGTGCTTTTCCTCATCTTTTGGACGTTCACTCTTATTCCTTTGCTGAAGTATGTCACTATTGTCTTGAGTGCTGATGATAATGGCGAAG GTGGACCATTTGCATTGTATTCGCTTCTTTGCAGGCATGTAAAACTTAGCTTGCTTCCAAATCAACAAGCAGCTGATGAGGAACTATCGACATACTACAGAAATGGGTTTGCTCCTCGCAATGGATCTGCACCTTGGCTAAGAAGGTTTCTAGACAAGCACAAAAAAATGCGAACCGTGCTTCTTCTCATAGTTCTATGTGGCGCTAGCATGGTGATTGGTGATGGTATCCTTACCCCAGCAATCTCAG TTCTGTCATCTATGTCTGGATTGCAAGTTCGAGCTACTGGTTTAGAGCATC GTTCTGTAGTTCTCCTTTCGTGCATTTTATTGGTTGGTCTATTTGCCTTGCAACACCGAGGTACTCAGAAGGTTGCATTCTTATTTGCACCAATTGTCATCATCTGGCTGTTTTCCATTGGTGGAATTGGTTTATACAACATACTTCATTGGAACCCAAATATATATCAAGCTCTCTCTCCGTACTATATGGTTAAGTTCTTTAGGAAGACAGGTAAAGATGGCTGGATTGCTTTAGGAGGGATTCTTCTTTCAATGACAG GCAGTGAAGCAATGTTTGCTGACCTTGGTCACTTTACAAGTGCCTCTGTCAGG GTGGCTTTTGTTACTGTCATATATCCATGTCTTATACTACAATATATGGGTCATGCTGCATTTCTATCCAAGAACACTTTCCACATGACGACAGGTTTTTATGACACTATCCCAG AACCTGTGTTTTGGCCTGTATTCGTGGTGGCCACACTCGCTGCAGTTGTTGGTAGCCAAGCTGTAATTTCAGCAACGTTCTCCATTGTGAAACAGTGCCATGCTTTGGGATGTTTCCCACGAGTGAAGGTTGTCCACACATCGAGGTGGATCTATGGACAGATATATATCCCAGAAATAAATTGGATCCTTATGGTGCTTTGCGTAGCTGTTACGGTTGCATTCCGTGACACTACTCTTATCGGCAATGCCTATG GTATTGCATGCATGGCTGTTATGCTTGTCACTACATTCTTGATGGCATTGATTGTCATCTTTGTTTGGCAAAGGAACATAATATTTGCTCTAATTTTTCTGGCTTTCTTTGGATCCATTGAAGCTGTATATCTTTCGTCGTCTCTCATGAAGGTTCCTCAGGGAGGATGGGTGCCTCTTGTGCTTGCTTTCATATTCATGTCTGTCATGTACATCTGGCACTATGGGTTAAGGAGGAAATACCAATTTGACCTACAGAACAAAGTATCAATGAGATCGATCCTGTCTCTGGGTCCAAGCCTTGGCATAGTTCGGGTTCCTGGTATTGGATTGATTTATACAGAGTTGGTGACTGGTATTCCCTCCATCTTCTCACATTTTGTCACTAATCTCCCTGCCTTCCATGAAGTCCTAGTCTTTCTTTGCGTGAAGTCAGTACCAGTGCCATATGTTTCACCAGATGAGCGATACCTTGTGGGTAGGATTGGACCTAAAGAGTATCGGATGTACCGTTGCATTGTTAGATATGGTTACAAAGATGTGCAGAGAGATGATGACAATTTTGAGAACATGTTAGTTATGAGTATAGCAAAGTTCATTTTGATGGAAGCTGAGGATGCTTCTTCTTCAGCAAGTTATGATATTGCTAATGAAGGAAGGATGGCAGTCATAACAACCACTGATGATGCTGGCAGTCCATTGGCCATAAGAGATTTCAGTGGCCTAGCTGACTCCTTGACTACAAGGAGCAGCAAATCAGAGAGCCTTCGCAGTCTGCAGTCCTCGTACGAGCAAGAATACCCAAGTGTAAGCCGACGGCGCCGTGTGCGCTTTGAGGTTCCAGAGGATGATGATATGGGTCAGCAAGTGAAAGATGAGCTCATGGCACTTGTGGAAGCGAAACATGCTGGGGTGGCATACATCATGGGCCATTCTTATATCAAAGCTAGGAGGAGTTCGAGTTTCCTGAAGAAGTTTGCTATTGATGTTGGCTACTCTTTCCTCCGGAAGAACTGCAGAGGTCCATCGGTCACACTGCACATTCCGCACATTAGCCTGATAGAAGTGGGCATGATATACTATGTTTAG